A window from Dehalobacter sp. DCA encodes these proteins:
- the hemA gene encoding glutamyl-tRNA reductase yields the protein MNIRMIGIDHEKASLKEREMFAFTPIQSRQAMEAAVNNYGVEGAVIISTCNRTELWVSENEGSLVNLKEILYGLKRIEKEDRDKYERLFVIRQSREAFVHLFQTACGLKSQIWGESQILSQIKKAIEEARETGTADLYLEKLFQMAITSAKKVKTQIQLTTTDVSVATKALERIQEVFPDLGEKRCLVIGNGEMGKIVAAQLADCGAEVLITLRQRKHGAYLLPKQCTGVDYEKRHTVIADMDVVVSVTSSPHYTIKADALISALAQNHRPRIFCDLAVPRDIEPKVGDMENITLLDMDNLGLGKAELRNQNALAAAYEIIDEHIDKFIESFEIRSYLPLLQSISNSTSERICRNLQKDLAYLNLSDQDKASFENRLAQVAEKAVSSVLFGFRDSIDRDLWDECFTNLEKVVR from the coding sequence TTGAATATTAGAATGATCGGGATCGATCATGAAAAAGCATCATTAAAGGAACGTGAAATGTTTGCCTTTACACCGATTCAAAGCAGACAGGCCATGGAGGCTGCTGTAAATAATTATGGTGTGGAAGGCGCTGTAATTATATCCACCTGCAACCGTACGGAGCTATGGGTCAGCGAAAATGAAGGATCTCTAGTTAATTTGAAAGAAATTCTCTACGGTCTGAAGCGAATTGAGAAAGAAGACAGGGATAAATATGAGCGCTTATTTGTTATTCGGCAGTCCCGTGAGGCCTTTGTTCACCTCTTTCAAACTGCCTGCGGATTGAAGTCCCAGATTTGGGGAGAAAGCCAAATTTTGTCCCAAATTAAAAAAGCCATTGAAGAGGCCAGAGAAACAGGTACTGCTGACCTTTATCTGGAAAAACTTTTTCAGATGGCCATAACCTCAGCGAAGAAGGTAAAAACACAGATTCAGCTGACGACGACGGATGTATCGGTAGCAACGAAAGCTCTGGAGCGGATCCAGGAAGTCTTTCCTGACTTGGGGGAAAAGCGGTGTCTGGTCATTGGCAACGGCGAGATGGGAAAGATTGTCGCCGCACAGCTTGCAGATTGCGGGGCGGAGGTTTTGATCACCTTAAGACAGCGTAAACACGGAGCTTATTTATTACCGAAACAATGTACGGGCGTGGATTACGAAAAACGCCATACTGTGATAGCCGACATGGATGTGGTGGTAAGCGTGACGTCCAGCCCACATTATACGATTAAAGCGGATGCCTTAATTTCAGCTCTGGCGCAGAATCATAGGCCAAGAATCTTTTGTGATCTGGCAGTACCGAGGGATATCGAACCGAAAGTCGGAGATATGGAGAATATTACATTACTGGATATGGACAATTTGGGTCTAGGGAAGGCAGAGCTCAGAAACCAGAATGCTTTAGCAGCGGCTTATGAAATTATTGATGAACATATCGACAAATTTATAGAATCATTTGAAATCCGCAGTTATCTGCCGCTCCTGCAAAGCATATCCAATTCAACATCGGAAAGGATATGCCGGAATTTGCAAAAAGATCTTGCGTACCTGAATTTAAGCGACCAAGACAAAGCATCCTTTGAAAACAGGTTGGCGCAAGTGGCAGAAAAGGCAGTAAGTTCGGTGCTGTTTGGGTTTAGGGACAGCATTGACCGAGATCTGTGGGATGAATGTTTTACAAATTTAGAGAAAGTAGTTAGGTAA
- a CDS encoding cobalt-precorrin 5A hydrolase, translating into MKISILAFTANGVALSLKIKELLDSQGNQTACYQPEKLTGTVKTAGMAEPIAPDLKVFTGRQFAGKDALIFVGACGIAVRAIASFVQDKTKDPAVLCIDEKGRFVIPLLSGHIGGANMLADRISEALNAIPVITTATDINRLFSVDEWAAFHDAWISDLKAAKEISARLLAEKPVGFYSELDIEGEMPRLLEKNENNMGIGICVSLNDRLKPYPITLNIVPRTVYLGIGCRRGTPLQCIEDLVVEQLSKNSISFQAIAGIASIDLKTKEQGLLDFAAKNNLPLHFFSSDELLSVPGKYTESEFVSSITGVGNVCERAALMVSAGGGLISRKVSGNGVTIALAQKEWRVSFEY; encoded by the coding sequence ATGAAGATAAGCATCCTGGCTTTTACCGCCAATGGAGTCGCTCTCAGCTTGAAAATAAAAGAACTGTTGGATTCACAAGGCAATCAGACCGCCTGCTATCAGCCGGAAAAACTTACCGGGACCGTCAAGACAGCCGGCATGGCAGAGCCCATTGCCCCGGATTTAAAGGTGTTTACAGGCAGACAGTTTGCAGGAAAAGATGCGCTAATTTTTGTTGGGGCCTGCGGGATTGCCGTCAGGGCAATTGCCTCCTTTGTTCAGGACAAGACGAAAGATCCGGCTGTTTTGTGTATTGACGAAAAGGGACGGTTCGTTATACCGCTCCTCTCCGGCCACATCGGCGGCGCCAACATGCTGGCGGACAGGATATCCGAAGCGCTAAATGCAATCCCTGTGATAACGACTGCAACGGATATAAACAGGCTTTTTTCGGTCGATGAATGGGCAGCTTTCCATGACGCCTGGATTTCGGATCTGAAAGCAGCGAAAGAAATTTCGGCACGACTATTAGCAGAAAAGCCGGTCGGGTTTTATAGCGAGCTGGACATAGAAGGAGAGATGCCGCGTTTATTGGAGAAGAATGAAAATAACATGGGTATTGGCATTTGTGTTTCTTTGAATGACAGATTAAAACCCTATCCCATAACGCTGAATATCGTTCCCCGGACGGTGTATCTCGGAATTGGCTGCCGAAGGGGTACGCCGCTGCAGTGTATTGAGGATCTTGTCGTTGAGCAGTTGAGCAAGAATAGCATCAGCTTTCAGGCCATCGCGGGTATTGCCAGTATTGACCTCAAAACAAAAGAACAGGGGCTGCTTGATTTTGCCGCAAAAAATAATCTGCCACTGCATTTTTTTAGTTCAGATGAACTTCTTTCCGTACCAGGCAAGTATACAGAATCGGAATTTGTAAGCAGTATCACCGGTGTCGGCAATGTCTGTGAGCGGGCTGCCTTAATGGTAAGCGCAGGCGGAGGGCTGATTAGCCGAAAAGTATCTGGGAATGGGGTAACAATAGCTCTTGCTCAGAAGGAATGGAGGGTTAGCTTTGAATATTAG
- the hemB gene encoding porphobilinogen synthase has translation MEVIRPRRLRKDNVTRELVRETRLSKSALIYPIFIKEGSAIEENIEAMDGQKRYSPDRVEHTVETVIKAGIGSVLLFGVPEHSRKDETGSEAYNENGALQQAVRKIKSSFPQINVITDVCLCEYTSHGHCGLLKGKEVDNDGTLSILAKVAVSHAQAGADMVAPSDMMDGRVQAIREALDQHHFTTLPIMSYSAKYASSFYGPFREAAGCTPSFGDRKTYQMDYHNLREAVRESELDVLEGADILMVKPALAYLDVIAKLKETFDLPLAAYSVSGEYSMIKAAAKAGMIDEAAMICETTVSFFRAGTDMLITYFAPEIAAYISEGRIG, from the coding sequence ATGGAAGTGATCAGACCTAGAAGACTTAGAAAAGACAACGTTACCCGGGAGTTGGTACGTGAAACTCGTCTTTCTAAAAGTGCCCTGATCTACCCGATATTTATCAAGGAAGGTAGTGCAATTGAAGAAAATATCGAAGCGATGGACGGCCAGAAGCGCTACAGCCCGGACCGGGTTGAACATACGGTGGAAACCGTCATCAAGGCTGGTATCGGCAGTGTTCTGCTTTTCGGGGTACCGGAGCACAGTCGCAAGGATGAGACCGGAAGTGAGGCCTATAACGAAAACGGTGCCCTGCAGCAGGCTGTTCGGAAAATCAAGTCGAGCTTTCCACAGATTAATGTCATTACAGATGTATGCCTTTGCGAATATACCAGTCACGGACATTGTGGCCTATTAAAAGGCAAGGAAGTGGATAATGACGGCACTCTGTCAATACTGGCCAAAGTGGCAGTATCCCATGCCCAGGCCGGTGCAGATATGGTAGCGCCATCCGATATGATGGATGGACGGGTACAAGCCATCCGCGAAGCGTTGGACCAACACCATTTTACGACCCTACCGATTATGTCCTATTCGGCCAAGTATGCATCCTCCTTCTATGGACCTTTTCGGGAGGCAGCCGGATGCACACCGTCTTTCGGAGACCGGAAAACTTATCAAATGGATTATCATAATCTGCGGGAAGCCGTCCGGGAATCTGAACTTGATGTGCTGGAAGGGGCGGACATTTTGATGGTCAAACCGGCTCTGGCTTACCTGGATGTGATTGCCAAGCTCAAAGAGACATTTGACCTTCCCCTGGCTGCTTACAGTGTCAGCGGAGAGTACAGCATGATTAAGGCCGCAGCCAAGGCCGGAATGATTGATGAAGCCGCGATGATCTGCGAAACGACCGTGAGTTTTTTTCGGGCAGGAACCGATATGCTAATCACATATTTTGCACCGGAGATTGCGGCGTATATCAGTGAAGGAAGAATTGGTTAA
- the cobK gene encoding precorrin-6A reductase, producing the protein MIKKPVFWIIAGTTEGRELIDELRLSNAEVYVSVATDYGRELIQPDKNIHIQAGRLNREEMIALIWEVKPDCVIDTTHPYARIVTDNICEACRETATDYIRLQREPGRLVPNDSSFDANILENMIYADNSEDAVRVLNDKTGNIFLSCGSKEIKTFTGIKDYQERVFARVLPMQDVMEKCEKLGFKKSNISYMQGPFSKELNIAMLKASQARFLVTKDSGETGGFQEKIEAARELGITVVLIRRPEQPETLEHPGKIDEKEDAQQCTFCSQEQILQKLARDYSLEKHSNQLWFPLFVPLQNKKIVVFGGGKIATRRIRTLLPFNADMIVITPELVPELKQELAGNEKVTLFCRKYQEGDCNGADLVLAVTNETQVNRQIAEECTRYGIPVSVADRKELCTFYFPAVVRKGNVVIGLTASGEDHTKAKKTAEKLRLYMNEHLDE; encoded by the coding sequence ATGATCAAGAAACCGGTATTTTGGATCATTGCCGGGACAACTGAAGGCAGGGAGCTGATTGATGAGCTGCGTCTTAGCAATGCTGAAGTCTATGTTTCGGTTGCCACGGATTATGGCAGGGAACTGATCCAGCCGGATAAAAATATTCACATTCAGGCCGGACGTTTGAACAGGGAGGAAATGATCGCTTTGATCTGGGAGGTTAAGCCGGACTGCGTGATCGATACAACACATCCTTACGCCCGAATTGTTACAGACAATATCTGTGAAGCTTGCCGCGAAACCGCAACGGATTACATCCGGCTGCAAAGGGAACCGGGTAGATTGGTCCCGAATGATTCATCATTTGACGCGAATATATTGGAAAACATGATCTATGCAGACAACAGCGAGGATGCAGTACGGGTATTAAATGATAAGACCGGAAACATTTTTCTGAGCTGCGGAAGCAAGGAGATTAAAACGTTTACCGGAATCAAGGACTATCAGGAGCGGGTATTTGCCAGGGTCCTTCCGATGCAGGATGTAATGGAGAAGTGTGAGAAGCTGGGCTTTAAGAAGTCTAATATAAGCTATATGCAGGGTCCATTTTCCAAAGAGCTGAATATTGCCATGCTGAAAGCATCCCAAGCAAGATTTCTGGTGACAAAAGACTCTGGAGAGACCGGAGGATTCCAGGAAAAAATTGAAGCAGCGCGCGAGCTGGGAATTACGGTGGTTCTCATCAGGCGGCCGGAACAACCAGAGACACTGGAACATCCAGGTAAAATAGATGAGAAAGAAGATGCGCAACAGTGTACATTTTGCAGCCAGGAACAGATTTTGCAGAAGCTTGCCAGGGACTATTCTCTGGAAAAGCACTCGAATCAGCTTTGGTTTCCCCTTTTTGTTCCTCTTCAGAATAAAAAGATCGTTGTCTTTGGGGGCGGAAAGATTGCAACAAGAAGAATCAGGACCTTGCTGCCATTTAATGCCGACATGATCGTGATTACTCCCGAACTTGTCCCGGAACTTAAACAAGAATTGGCAGGTAATGAAAAAGTCACTTTGTTCTGTCGCAAGTATCAGGAAGGGGACTGTAATGGGGCTGACCTGGTTCTGGCAGTAACCAATGAAACACAAGTAAACCGTCAAATTGCCGAAGAATGCACCCGGTATGGAATCCCTGTCAGTGTCGCAGATCGTAAGGAGCTATGTACGTTCTATTTCCCGGCAGTGGTAAGGAAGGGAAATGTGGTGATCGGGCTCACGGCCAGCGGGGAAGACCACACGAAGGCTAAGAAGACAGCAGAGAAGCTGAGGCTATACATGAATGAACACTTGGACGAATAA
- a CDS encoding bifunctional cobalt-precorrin-7 (C(5))-methyltransferase/cobalt-precorrin-6B (C(15))-methyltransferase, whose amino-acid sequence MLRLNIIGMGPGNLLQQTREAAEAIERSQCLIGDKRILAGLMNLANGKDLYYATHDRQIRELLHTLQSAGTCTYEVSILVSGDVGFYSLAKSLLSTLESENLVASPNIRLICGIGSLQYFASKLRTAWDDAVICSLHGRANNIVGKVTNNRKVFVLTGGDQNPASICRRLCDFGLAHVKVSIGENLFYPDERICTGTAQEFIEQPFASLSVMIIENLTPLDRVCITHGLPDEWFVRGDVPMTKQEVRAVSLSKLRLRQGDITYDIGAGTGSVALEMALQQSDGFVYAIEKKDQAVELIQRNKEKFGVKNLIVIKNTAPDGIAELPPPDRVFIGGSSGNLKEILDMVYAKNPVAGIVINAITLETLNEAMDYYNDQTVYDVEIVQVMVSKARKLANYHLFTGQNPVFVLSVWPVRVSVAYKES is encoded by the coding sequence ATGCTGCGGCTAAACATTATTGGCATGGGTCCGGGCAATCTCCTGCAGCAGACTCGTGAGGCAGCGGAGGCGATAGAACGAAGCCAATGTCTGATTGGTGACAAGCGTATCCTGGCAGGATTGATGAACTTGGCAAATGGAAAAGATTTATATTATGCAACCCATGACCGGCAGATCAGGGAACTTCTGCATACGCTGCAATCGGCCGGCACATGCACCTATGAAGTTTCTATTCTGGTGTCTGGAGATGTTGGTTTTTACAGCCTGGCAAAGTCGCTCCTCAGCACACTGGAATCTGAAAACCTCGTAGCTTCACCAAACATCCGCTTGATTTGCGGAATTGGATCACTTCAGTATTTTGCCTCGAAGCTCAGAACTGCCTGGGACGATGCTGTGATCTGCAGCTTGCATGGCAGAGCCAATAATATCGTTGGAAAAGTGACAAATAACAGGAAGGTATTTGTTCTGACAGGTGGAGACCAGAATCCGGCATCCATCTGCAGGAGACTCTGTGATTTCGGCTTAGCTCATGTCAAAGTCAGTATTGGTGAAAACCTATTTTATCCGGATGAGAGGATTTGCACCGGAACTGCCCAAGAATTTATTGAACAGCCTTTCGCCTCACTGAGCGTCATGATAATCGAGAATCTAACGCCACTGGACCGGGTCTGCATCACGCATGGGCTTCCAGATGAATGGTTTGTGCGTGGTGATGTGCCTATGACCAAGCAGGAGGTCCGGGCAGTTTCTCTCTCTAAGCTACGTCTTCGCCAGGGTGATATCACCTACGACATTGGTGCCGGGACTGGTTCTGTTGCACTTGAAATGGCACTGCAGCAGTCGGATGGATTTGTCTATGCGATCGAAAAAAAAGATCAGGCGGTAGAGCTCATCCAAAGGAATAAAGAGAAATTCGGTGTGAAAAATCTTATTGTTATCAAAAATACGGCACCGGACGGAATTGCAGAGCTTCCGCCACCGGATAGGGTTTTTATCGGCGGCAGCAGCGGTAATTTGAAGGAAATACTCGATATGGTTTATGCCAAAAACCCGGTTGCGGGAATTGTTATCAATGCAATTACGCTGGAAACCCTGAATGAAGCCATGGATTACTATAACGATCAGACTGTTTATGACGTGGAGATTGTTCAAGTAATGGTCTCCAAGGCCAGAAAGCTGGCGAATTATCATCTCTTTACGGGACAGAACCCGGTGTTTGTGTTATCGGTCTGGCCTGTCAGAGTAAGCGTAGCGTATAAAGAAAGCTAA
- the hemC gene encoding hydroxymethylbilane synthase, with amino-acid sequence MGKRKIIVGSRESRLAVIQSQFVMEQIRRNHPELELELITMKTTGDVILEQTLDKIGGKGLFVKELDRALCQGVIDIAVHSLKDMPAEIPEDLPITAFSKREDPRDVLVLPQGTGSIENLDKEKAVGCSSARRTIQFLDLYPGLDVKPVRGNVLTRLKKLDEGEFSALLLAFAGLKRLSLETRISRVFSTEEMIPSAGQGILAIQGRKGEDLSFLACINDKDAQTAALAERAFIQKLDGGCSSPAAAFAEVHGTQVRITGLYVDVETGEKAKGSMTGDRRDAAEIGYRLATRLLAEVR; translated from the coding sequence ATGGGAAAAAGAAAAATAATTGTCGGCAGCCGAGAAAGCAGGCTGGCGGTGATCCAGTCACAATTTGTTATGGAGCAGATCCGGAGAAATCATCCTGAACTGGAACTTGAGCTTATTACCATGAAGACCACAGGGGACGTTATTTTGGAACAGACGTTGGACAAAATAGGAGGAAAAGGCCTTTTTGTGAAAGAACTGGACAGGGCCCTCTGTCAAGGTGTAATTGATATCGCTGTTCACAGTTTAAAGGATATGCCGGCAGAAATACCGGAGGACCTGCCGATTACGGCATTTTCTAAAAGAGAAGATCCCCGGGATGTACTGGTTCTGCCGCAGGGGACAGGATCTATAGAAAATCTAGACAAAGAAAAGGCTGTTGGTTGTTCCAGCGCACGCCGAACAATCCAGTTTTTAGATCTGTATCCGGGTTTAGATGTCAAGCCTGTGCGGGGCAACGTACTTACCCGGCTCAAAAAGCTGGACGAGGGTGAATTCAGTGCTCTGCTGCTGGCTTTCGCAGGACTTAAGCGGCTGTCACTGGAAACCCGTATCAGTAGGGTGTTTTCAACAGAGGAAATGATCCCTTCTGCCGGACAGGGAATCCTGGCGATTCAGGGCAGAAAAGGCGAGGATCTCAGCTTTTTGGCGTGTATCAACGACAAAGATGCTCAGACAGCAGCCCTGGCTGAAAGAGCCTTTATTCAAAAACTTGACGGCGGGTGCAGTTCACCTGCTGCGGCATTCGCCGAAGTGCATGGTACACAAGTCAGGATTACCGGCCTCTATGTCGATGTTGAAACCGGTGAAAAGGCCAAAGGCAGCATGACTGGCGACCGCAGGGATGCGGCAGAAATAGGATACAGATTGGCAACGAGACTACTTGCGGAGGTAAGATAA
- a CDS encoding sirohydrochlorin chelatase — translation MTGILILAHGSRQSETENTLQKIIEMVKEELKSGLNTNLIEYAFLQFSANNLETGLKKLVDRGVTEIKVIPYFLFDGVHILEDIPAEIDGFLKEYPNVKISFGQTLGADKRLAQIVVDRIKEMSGDAKCCG, via the coding sequence ATGACGGGAATTTTAATCTTAGCTCACGGTAGCAGACAAAGTGAAACGGAAAACACGCTGCAGAAAATCATTGAGATGGTTAAGGAAGAACTGAAGTCTGGACTCAATACTAATTTAATTGAATATGCGTTCTTACAGTTCTCCGCTAACAATCTGGAAACTGGCTTGAAAAAACTTGTTGACCGGGGAGTTACAGAAATCAAGGTCATTCCGTATTTCCTGTTTGACGGCGTTCATATCCTGGAGGATATCCCGGCTGAAATTGATGGATTCTTGAAAGAATACCCCAATGTAAAAATCAGCTTTGGACAAACTTTGGGGGCAGATAAGAGACTTGCACAAATTGTTGTCGATCGGATAAAGGAAATGAGCGGTGACGCAAAATGCTGCGGCTAA
- the hemL gene encoding glutamate-1-semialdehyde 2,1-aminomutase codes for MKSEILYEKAKQLMPGGVNSPVRNFQSVGDTPRFISRAKGARLYDVDGNEYIDYIGSWGPMILGHANPEVLEAVVTAAERGLSFGAATEAEVRMAQLICDLVPSIEMIRMVNSGTEATMSAVRAARGFTGRNKIIKFEGCYHGHSDAMLVKAGSGVMSSGVPSSLGVPPGCAVDTLTAVFNDIGSVQALFENNKDQVAAVIVELVPANMGVVLPKPGFLQELQKLCTENSTLLIADEVITGFRLGLGGAQELFGIKPDLTAFGKIIGGGMPVGAYGGRKEIMQQVAPCGGVYQAGTLSGNPVAMAAGIAQLSILKNNPQIYTHIDSLSARLSNGLRELIKARGLKATVNSIGSLSTLLFTEREVYNYTDALTSDTKMYGRFFSAMLNQGIYLAPAQFEAIFVSNSHTEVDIDRTLECAEKALRSL; via the coding sequence ATGAAATCGGAAATATTATATGAAAAGGCTAAACAGCTGATGCCCGGCGGAGTCAACAGTCCTGTGCGTAATTTTCAGTCTGTCGGCGATACGCCACGCTTTATCAGCCGTGCCAAAGGGGCAAGACTCTATGATGTAGACGGTAACGAGTATATTGACTATATTGGCTCTTGGGGGCCGATGATCCTTGGGCATGCCAATCCGGAAGTGCTGGAGGCTGTCGTGACGGCAGCTGAAAGAGGCTTGAGCTTCGGAGCTGCCACAGAAGCTGAGGTCAGGATGGCCCAATTGATCTGTGACCTGGTTCCGTCAATTGAAATGATCCGGATGGTCAATTCCGGAACAGAAGCAACGATGAGCGCAGTGCGTGCAGCCCGCGGCTTTACCGGTAGAAATAAAATTATAAAATTTGAAGGCTGTTACCATGGGCATAGCGACGCAATGCTGGTCAAGGCAGGATCAGGGGTTATGTCCTCCGGCGTACCGAGCAGCCTCGGTGTTCCTCCGGGATGCGCCGTTGATACCCTGACGGCGGTATTTAATGATATTGGCAGTGTGCAGGCCTTATTTGAAAACAATAAAGATCAGGTTGCAGCAGTGATTGTTGAGCTTGTACCTGCCAATATGGGTGTTGTCCTGCCGAAGCCGGGTTTCCTGCAGGAGTTGCAAAAGCTTTGTACTGAAAACAGCACATTGCTCATTGCCGATGAGGTTATTACTGGATTCAGGCTTGGTCTTGGCGGAGCCCAAGAACTGTTTGGCATTAAGCCGGATTTAACGGCTTTTGGAAAAATTATTGGCGGCGGCATGCCGGTCGGGGCATACGGTGGAAGAAAAGAAATTATGCAGCAGGTCGCACCCTGCGGAGGAGTCTATCAGGCAGGAACCTTAAGCGGAAACCCTGTGGCCATGGCTGCAGGTATTGCTCAGCTTTCTATTCTTAAAAACAACCCGCAGATCTATACGCATATCGATAGTCTCTCAGCAAGACTAAGCAACGGATTACGGGAACTGATCAAAGCTAGAGGCCTAAAGGCGACGGTAAACAGTATTGGCTCGCTTTCCACTCTGTTGTTTACCGAACGGGAAGTCTATAATTATACCGATGCCTTGACCAGTGATACGAAGATGTATGGACGATTCTTCAGTGCCATGCTAAATCAGGGAATTTATCTTGCCCCTGCGCAATTCGAAGCGATATTTGTCTCTAATTCCCATACGGAAGTGGATATTGACCGGACGCTGGAGTGTGCAGAGAAGGCCTTAAGATCTCTCTAA
- the cobJ gene encoding precorrin-3B C(17)-methyltransferase: MKIYVVGLGPGGPEQMTNRAQEALKASDILVGYTLYIDLIKDQFPDKKLIATPMKKEVDRCRTAVEKALEGATVAVVSSGDAGVYGMAGIVLELAEPYPFLEVEVIPGITAACSGAAVLGAPLIHDFAVISLSDLLTPWEKIEARLAAAAQGDFVIVLYNPSSMKRHDYLKRACDIVMRHQDANLPAGIVRSIGREGENYEIVSSLTELREKKVDMFTTVIIGNSQTRIINNKLVTPRGYKK; this comes from the coding sequence ATGAAAATATATGTCGTGGGATTAGGACCAGGCGGACCGGAGCAAATGACAAACCGCGCGCAGGAAGCGCTTAAGGCCAGTGATATTTTAGTCGGATATACGCTTTATATCGATTTAATCAAGGATCAGTTTCCAGATAAAAAGTTAATTGCTACGCCGATGAAGAAAGAGGTGGATCGCTGCAGGACCGCGGTTGAAAAGGCGCTGGAAGGCGCAACGGTTGCTGTGGTCTCGAGCGGGGATGCCGGAGTCTATGGCATGGCAGGAATCGTGCTGGAGCTTGCAGAGCCATATCCTTTCCTCGAGGTCGAAGTGATACCAGGAATTACAGCAGCCTGCAGCGGTGCAGCTGTTCTCGGAGCGCCACTCATTCATGACTTTGCAGTCATCAGCCTCAGTGATCTATTAACGCCGTGGGAGAAGATTGAGGCTAGGCTTGCAGCAGCAGCTCAGGGAGACTTTGTCATTGTGCTCTATAATCCATCGAGCATGAAAAGACACGATTATCTGAAAAGGGCCTGCGATATTGTGATGCGTCATCAGGATGCTAACTTGCCGGCGGGCATTGTCCGCAGCATCGGTAGAGAGGGCGAGAATTATGAGATTGTTTCCAGTCTGACTGAATTGAGAGAAAAGAAAGTTGATATGTTTACGACTGTCATTATTGGGAATTCACAGACAAGGATCATTAATAACAAACTGGTAACGCCGAGAGGATATAAGAAATGA
- the cobA gene encoding uroporphyrinogen-III C-methyltransferase → MEQKRTGKVWLVGAGPSDAGLLTVKGLRVLQNAEVVIYDKLVGIEILNLIPKDVKKIDVGKLPTYHRIPQDEINRILLEEALEGRTVVRLKGGDPFMFGRGGEELELLQEHQVPFEVVPGVTSAIAVPAYAGIPVTHRDFCSSLHIITGHTKEGETPNIDFQAAVNMKGTLVFLMGVSAIKSISEGLLDAGMASDMPAAVIERGTTARQRKLLTTVGNLPGDAAKAEIRNPSVIVIGQVCSLSENFEWAGKRPLAGKRVVVTRPEKLNSVLSQKIRDLGGEALEFPCIQTRPISDNKAFNAALERIREYNWLVFSSAAGVEALFDRMYEMGRDIRDLYGIKIAVIGAGTAKVFTQRGLRIEYMPESYNVASLASGLVNVLAPGEKVLVLRAREGSEDLNRIFDQEGICYEDIPVYDTFYESDSSIFSKEIILSYDFDYAAFTSASTVGGFVNALPQLDFTKVTAVCIGEETAKAARSHGMKCIIAEKATLDSMIEAISQ, encoded by the coding sequence ATGGAGCAAAAGAGAACGGGAAAAGTTTGGCTGGTTGGGGCAGGCCCGTCTGATGCAGGACTGCTCACCGTAAAAGGGCTGCGTGTTCTTCAGAATGCAGAGGTTGTCATCTACGACAAGCTTGTAGGTATTGAAATCCTCAATTTAATCCCTAAAGACGTAAAAAAAATAGATGTCGGCAAGCTACCGACCTATCATCGTATCCCGCAGGACGAGATCAACCGGATTCTGCTGGAAGAAGCCCTGGAAGGCAGGACAGTCGTTCGTCTGAAGGGCGGAGATCCGTTTATGTTCGGACGTGGCGGAGAGGAATTGGAACTGCTCCAGGAACATCAGGTTCCGTTCGAGGTAGTACCGGGGGTGACATCGGCCATCGCGGTTCCTGCCTATGCAGGAATCCCGGTAACCCACAGGGACTTTTGTTCTTCCCTGCATATCATTACCGGACATACAAAAGAGGGCGAGACTCCGAATATTGATTTTCAGGCTGCTGTAAACATGAAAGGAACGTTGGTATTCCTGATGGGAGTATCGGCGATCAAAAGTATTTCCGAAGGGCTGCTGGATGCTGGAATGGCTTCGGATATGCCGGCGGCGGTCATCGAAAGAGGGACGACAGCAAGACAGCGCAAGCTTCTGACGACAGTCGGCAACCTGCCGGGTGACGCTGCAAAGGCGGAAATCCGCAACCCATCTGTTATCGTAATCGGCCAGGTCTGTTCCTTGTCCGAGAATTTCGAATGGGCAGGGAAGCGTCCGCTTGCAGGTAAACGTGTAGTGGTAACACGTCCGGAAAAACTTAATTCCGTCCTTAGTCAGAAGATCCGAGATCTTGGCGGGGAAGCTTTGGAATTCCCATGTATCCAAACCAGACCAATAAGCGACAATAAAGCATTCAATGCTGCACTGGAGCGGATCAGAGAATATAACTGGCTTGTTTTTTCCAGCGCGGCCGGCGTAGAGGCTCTCTTTGACAGAATGTACGAAATGGGGAGAGACATCCGTGACCTGTACGGGATTAAGATCGCGGTTATCGGAGCCGGAACGGCCAAGGTGTTTACCCAGCGCGGCCTTCGCATTGAGTATATGCCGGAAAGCTATAACGTCGCCAGCCTTGCCAGCGGCCTCGTCAACGTTCTGGCACCTGGAGAAAAAGTGTTGGTCTTACGGGCCAGGGAGGGCTCGGAAGATTTGAACCGTATTTTTGATCAAGAGGGAATCTGCTATGAAGATATTCCGGTTTATGACACGTTCTACGAATCGGACAGCAGTATTTTTTCAAAAGAAATAATCCTGTCCTATGATTTTGATTATGCGGCATTTACAAGTGCTTCGACAGTAGGAGGATTTGTCAATGCCCTGCCGCAGCTGGATTTTACAAAGGTGACGGCAGTTTGCATTGGTGAAGAAACAGCCAAAGCCGCCCGAAGTCACGGGATGAAGTGTATTATTGCCGAAAAAGCTACTTTGGACAGTATGATTGAGGCAATCTCGCAGTAG